In a single window of the Rhopalosiphum padi isolate XX-2018 chromosome 1, ASM2088224v1, whole genome shotgun sequence genome:
- the LOC132921424 gene encoding formin-like protein isoform X1, translating to MRNGDEVRVLCCLKFFVPQSKLDDVKMGNIQTRKPEYSSPISTPQHQLHLPVELPRTHNLRASIRTKIPMPDKSELERRFTKVLASMNLPADKAKLLKQYDDEKKWDLICDQEMVQAKDPPAHYLSRLRTYLDPKASRSSRKRKMVGDATSTQVLRDLEISLRTNHIEWVREFLDDQNHGLDSLIDYLSFRLVMMRHEYRSCVDVTNVSTEKIAQGNHIHTNGISNGNVTNHARPTLDILDSPGIKRRSRHAAKLNMGDTKDDIHVCIMCLRAIMNNKYGLNMVIQHTDAINSIALSLMHKSLRTKALVLELLAAICLVKGGHEIILSAFDNFKEVCQEKKRFQTLMDYFINYEVFHIEFMVACMQFINIIVHSVEDMNFRVHLQYEFSTLGLDEYLVKIKHTESEELQVQISAYLDNVFDVAALMEDSETKTAALEKVESLEDELAHAHDRLAELERESLAQLAALESSLGMARAERDAAAESKRTVEEEVATLRRVVNDQKRESQSRQFMLEEKIQELISRGAQPDLSSSSGISSCSSTGSNSISASPPPPPPPPPPPPPAPSTASSIAMPPPPPPPPPISPKPTGIFIPPPPAPPLAGTMQAPDGAMTIKRKVLTKYKLPTLNWVAMKPNQVRGTIFNELDDDKLHSVIDFGQFEEKFKLTAAGRALINGNSDQHDGLMTYPSKRMKKQDNISLLEHTRLRNIAISRRKLDMSVERVIMAVNSLDLKQVPLENVEILQRMIPTDQEVKSYKEYQLEKKDINMLTEEDKFLMQLTKVERLATKLSIMSYMGNFMDNLHLISPQVHAIISASSSVKNSKKLRQLLEIILAFGNYMNSAKRGPAYGFKLQSLDTLVDTKSSDRRICLLHFIVDTIKSKMPEIMNFDSEFMYIDKAAAVSLENVITDVNELEKNMEIVKKECETRGYGNAQHVIVLRDFLNNSEDKLKRLKNETKTAQESFRDCVEYFGESHRGTDANTFFSMLVRFVKAFKAADIENEQKKRLEEAACQIKLKGSTENLAAKNKTNQKLQQEAVINELKNKTKMVKEKKLLHQDEVYNGALEDILLGLKNEPYRRADAVRRSQRRRIDSNRLSRTLEELEF from the exons GCATCCATGAATTTGCCTGCGGACAAAGCAAAACTTCTAAAGCAATATGATGACGAAAAAAAATGGGACTTAATTTGTGatcag GAAATGGTTCAAGCTAAAGATCCACCAGCTCACTATTTATCTAGACTACGTACATATTTAGATCCAAAAGCTTCCCGAAGTTCAAGA aaGCGAAAAATGGTTGGAGATGCTACTTCTACACAGGTTTTACGGGATCTAGAAATATCTCTTAGGACCAATCATATaga gtGGGTTCGTGAATTTCTAGATGATCAAAATCATGGTTTGGATTCGTTGATTGACTATCTTAGCTTTAGATTAGTTATGATGCGCCATGAATATAGGTCTTGTGTAGACGTGACTAATGTCTCAACCGAAAAAATCGCTCAag GTAATCATATTCACACGAATGGGATTAGTAACGGTAATGTAACGAATCACGCAAGACCTACTTTGGACATACTAGATAGCCCTGGGATCAAACGGAGATCGCGACACGCTGCAAAGTTAAATATGGGTGATACTAAAGATGATATACACGTTTGCATAATGTGTTTAAGGGCTATCATGAACAATAAA TATGGATTAAATATGGTGATTCAACACACTGATGCAATTAATAGTATAGCATTGAGTTTAATGCACAAAAGtttaag GACAAAAGCTTTAGTACTAGAGCTTCTGGCTGCAATATGTCTAGTGAAAGGTGGCCACGAGATCATTTTATCCGCTTTTGATAATTTCAAAGAAGTCTGCCAGGAAAAAAAACGTTTCCAAACCCTAatggattattttattaattacgaaGTTTTTCATATAGAATTTATG gTTGCTTGCatgcaatttataaacataattgtacACTCTGTGGAAGATATGAATTTTCGGGTTCATCTGCAATACGAATTTAGTACTCTTGGGCTTGATGAATATTTAGTCAAAATTAAGCATACAGAAAGTGAAGAACTTCAGGTTCAAATTTCCGCATACCTTGATAATGTTTTTGATGTAGCAGCATTAATGGAAGATAGTGAAACTAAAACAGCTGCCTTAGAAAAAGTAGAATCTTTAGAGGATGAACTTGCACat gcgCATGATAGGTTAGCTGAATTAGAACGTGAATCATTAGCTCAATTGGCAGCATTAGAAAGCTCCCTTGGAATGGCTCGAGCTGAAAGGGATGCAGCAGCAGAGAGCAAACGTACAGTTGAAGAAGAAGTAGCAACACTACGAAGGGTTGTAAATGATCAAAAACGTGAATCACAATCAAGGCAATTCATGCTTGAAGAAAAAATTCAAGAATTGATTTCACGAGGAGCTCAACCAGacttaa gcTCTAGCAGTGGCATTTCAAGTTGTTCCTCGACTGGAAGTAATAGTATTTCTGCGTCAcccccaccaccaccaccaccaccaccaccaccaccacctgcTCCATCAACTGCTTCTTCAATAGCTATGCCACCTCCACCGCCCCCACCACCACCAATATCACCAAAACCAACTGGTATATTTATTCCACCACCACCTGCACCACCATTAGCGGGTACAATGCAAGCACCTGATGGTGCTATGACAATTAAGCGGAAAGTTTTGACCAAATATAAATTACCAACTTTGAATTGGGTTGCAATGAAACCAAATCAA gTTCGTGGTACTATTTTTAATGAGCTAGATGATGATAAGTTACACTCTGTAATAGACTTTGGTCAATTTGAAGAGAAATTTAAACTGACAGCTGCTGGTCGAGCATTGATTAATGGAAATTCTGATCAACATGATGGGTTAATGACATATCCTAGTAAACGAATGAAGAAACAAGATAATATATCTCTTCTAGAGCATACTCGCTTAAGGAATATTG ctatTTCAAGAAGAAAACTTGATATGTCAGTTGAACGTGTCATAATGGCTGTCAATTCATTAGACTTAAAACAAGTACCTTTAGAAAATGTTGAAATTCTTCAACGAATGATTCCTACTGATCAAGag gtaaaatCTTATAAGGAATATCAGTTAGAGAAAAAAGACATAAATATGTTAACAGAAGAAGATAAGTTTTTAATGCAATTAACTAAAGTTGAAAGACTTGCCACTAAATTATCTATAATGAGCTATATGGGTAACTTTATGGACAACTTGCATTTAATATCACCA CAAGTGCATGCTATTATATCAGCTTCAAGTTCTGTAAAGAATTCCAAGAAACTACGTCAATTACTGGAGATAATACTAGCATTTGGAAATTATATGAACAGTGCGAAACGCGGTCCTGCATATGGATTCAAACTACAATCATTAGATACCTTAGTTGATACTAAGTCAAGTGACAGGCGTATTTGccttttacattttattgttgataCTATCAAATCTAAAATGCCAGAAATCATGAATTTTGATTCAGAATTCATGTACATTGATAAAGCAGCAGCTG TATCATTGGAAAATGTTATAACTGATGTTaatgaattagaaaaaaatatggaaattgtAAAGAAAGAATGTGAAACAAGAGGTTACGGAAATGCTCAACACGTAATAGTTCTTCGAGATTTCCTTAATAATTCTGAAGACAAACTTAAAAGATTGAAAAATGAGACTAAAACTGCTCAAGAATCATTTAGGGATTGTGTAGAATATTTTGGTGAATCACATCGAGGCACAGATGCCAATACATTCTTTTCTATGCTCGTTAGATTTGTTAAAGCATTCAAG GCTGCCGATAttgaaaatgaacaaaaaaaacgaTTAGAAGAAGCTGCGtgccaaattaaattaaaaggtaGTACTGAGAACCTAGCtgccaaaaataaaacaaatcaaaaattacaacaa gaagCTGTTATTAATGAACTGAAAAATAAGACAAAGatggtaaaagaaaaaaaattgttacaccAAGATGAAGTATACAATGGTGCATTGGAGGATATTCTCTTGGGTTTAAAAAATGAACCTTATAGAAGAGCAGATGCTGTTCGAAGGAGCCAAAGACGTCGCATAGACAGCAATCGATTGTCCAGGACTTTGGAGGAACTTGAATTTTAA
- the LOC132921424 gene encoding formin-like protein isoform X2 translates to MVGDATSTQVLRDLEISLRTNHIEWVREFLDDQNHGLDSLIDYLSFRLVMMRHEYRSCVDVTNVSTEKIAQGNHIHTNGISNGNVTNHARPTLDILDSPGIKRRSRHAAKLNMGDTKDDIHVCIMCLRAIMNNKYGLNMVIQHTDAINSIALSLMHKSLRTKALVLELLAAICLVKGGHEIILSAFDNFKEVCQEKKRFQTLMDYFINYEVFHIEFMVACMQFINIIVHSVEDMNFRVHLQYEFSTLGLDEYLVKIKHTESEELQVQISAYLDNVFDVAALMEDSETKTAALEKVESLEDELAHAHDRLAELERESLAQLAALESSLGMARAERDAAAESKRTVEEEVATLRRVVNDQKRESQSRQFMLEEKIQELISRGAQPDLSSSSGISSCSSTGSNSISASPPPPPPPPPPPPPAPSTASSIAMPPPPPPPPPISPKPTGIFIPPPPAPPLAGTMQAPDGAMTIKRKVLTKYKLPTLNWVAMKPNQVRGTIFNELDDDKLHSVIDFGQFEEKFKLTAAGRALINGNSDQHDGLMTYPSKRMKKQDNISLLEHTRLRNIAISRRKLDMSVERVIMAVNSLDLKQVPLENVEILQRMIPTDQEVKSYKEYQLEKKDINMLTEEDKFLMQLTKVERLATKLSIMSYMGNFMDNLHLISPQVHAIISASSSVKNSKKLRQLLEIILAFGNYMNSAKRGPAYGFKLQSLDTLVDTKSSDRRICLLHFIVDTIKSKMPEIMNFDSEFMYIDKAAAVSLENVITDVNELEKNMEIVKKECETRGYGNAQHVIVLRDFLNNSEDKLKRLKNETKTAQESFRDCVEYFGESHRGTDANTFFSMLVRFVKAFKAADIENEQKKRLEEAACQIKLKGSTENLAAKNKTNQKLQQEAVINELKNKTKMVKEKKLLHQDEVYNGALEDILLGLKNEPYRRADAVRRSQRRRIDSNRLSRTLEELEF, encoded by the exons ATGGTTGGAGATGCTACTTCTACACAGGTTTTACGGGATCTAGAAATATCTCTTAGGACCAATCATATaga gtGGGTTCGTGAATTTCTAGATGATCAAAATCATGGTTTGGATTCGTTGATTGACTATCTTAGCTTTAGATTAGTTATGATGCGCCATGAATATAGGTCTTGTGTAGACGTGACTAATGTCTCAACCGAAAAAATCGCTCAag GTAATCATATTCACACGAATGGGATTAGTAACGGTAATGTAACGAATCACGCAAGACCTACTTTGGACATACTAGATAGCCCTGGGATCAAACGGAGATCGCGACACGCTGCAAAGTTAAATATGGGTGATACTAAAGATGATATACACGTTTGCATAATGTGTTTAAGGGCTATCATGAACAATAAA TATGGATTAAATATGGTGATTCAACACACTGATGCAATTAATAGTATAGCATTGAGTTTAATGCACAAAAGtttaag GACAAAAGCTTTAGTACTAGAGCTTCTGGCTGCAATATGTCTAGTGAAAGGTGGCCACGAGATCATTTTATCCGCTTTTGATAATTTCAAAGAAGTCTGCCAGGAAAAAAAACGTTTCCAAACCCTAatggattattttattaattacgaaGTTTTTCATATAGAATTTATG gTTGCTTGCatgcaatttataaacataattgtacACTCTGTGGAAGATATGAATTTTCGGGTTCATCTGCAATACGAATTTAGTACTCTTGGGCTTGATGAATATTTAGTCAAAATTAAGCATACAGAAAGTGAAGAACTTCAGGTTCAAATTTCCGCATACCTTGATAATGTTTTTGATGTAGCAGCATTAATGGAAGATAGTGAAACTAAAACAGCTGCCTTAGAAAAAGTAGAATCTTTAGAGGATGAACTTGCACat gcgCATGATAGGTTAGCTGAATTAGAACGTGAATCATTAGCTCAATTGGCAGCATTAGAAAGCTCCCTTGGAATGGCTCGAGCTGAAAGGGATGCAGCAGCAGAGAGCAAACGTACAGTTGAAGAAGAAGTAGCAACACTACGAAGGGTTGTAAATGATCAAAAACGTGAATCACAATCAAGGCAATTCATGCTTGAAGAAAAAATTCAAGAATTGATTTCACGAGGAGCTCAACCAGacttaa gcTCTAGCAGTGGCATTTCAAGTTGTTCCTCGACTGGAAGTAATAGTATTTCTGCGTCAcccccaccaccaccaccaccaccaccaccaccaccacctgcTCCATCAACTGCTTCTTCAATAGCTATGCCACCTCCACCGCCCCCACCACCACCAATATCACCAAAACCAACTGGTATATTTATTCCACCACCACCTGCACCACCATTAGCGGGTACAATGCAAGCACCTGATGGTGCTATGACAATTAAGCGGAAAGTTTTGACCAAATATAAATTACCAACTTTGAATTGGGTTGCAATGAAACCAAATCAA gTTCGTGGTACTATTTTTAATGAGCTAGATGATGATAAGTTACACTCTGTAATAGACTTTGGTCAATTTGAAGAGAAATTTAAACTGACAGCTGCTGGTCGAGCATTGATTAATGGAAATTCTGATCAACATGATGGGTTAATGACATATCCTAGTAAACGAATGAAGAAACAAGATAATATATCTCTTCTAGAGCATACTCGCTTAAGGAATATTG ctatTTCAAGAAGAAAACTTGATATGTCAGTTGAACGTGTCATAATGGCTGTCAATTCATTAGACTTAAAACAAGTACCTTTAGAAAATGTTGAAATTCTTCAACGAATGATTCCTACTGATCAAGag gtaaaatCTTATAAGGAATATCAGTTAGAGAAAAAAGACATAAATATGTTAACAGAAGAAGATAAGTTTTTAATGCAATTAACTAAAGTTGAAAGACTTGCCACTAAATTATCTATAATGAGCTATATGGGTAACTTTATGGACAACTTGCATTTAATATCACCA CAAGTGCATGCTATTATATCAGCTTCAAGTTCTGTAAAGAATTCCAAGAAACTACGTCAATTACTGGAGATAATACTAGCATTTGGAAATTATATGAACAGTGCGAAACGCGGTCCTGCATATGGATTCAAACTACAATCATTAGATACCTTAGTTGATACTAAGTCAAGTGACAGGCGTATTTGccttttacattttattgttgataCTATCAAATCTAAAATGCCAGAAATCATGAATTTTGATTCAGAATTCATGTACATTGATAAAGCAGCAGCTG TATCATTGGAAAATGTTATAACTGATGTTaatgaattagaaaaaaatatggaaattgtAAAGAAAGAATGTGAAACAAGAGGTTACGGAAATGCTCAACACGTAATAGTTCTTCGAGATTTCCTTAATAATTCTGAAGACAAACTTAAAAGATTGAAAAATGAGACTAAAACTGCTCAAGAATCATTTAGGGATTGTGTAGAATATTTTGGTGAATCACATCGAGGCACAGATGCCAATACATTCTTTTCTATGCTCGTTAGATTTGTTAAAGCATTCAAG GCTGCCGATAttgaaaatgaacaaaaaaaacgaTTAGAAGAAGCTGCGtgccaaattaaattaaaaggtaGTACTGAGAACCTAGCtgccaaaaataaaacaaatcaaaaattacaacaa gaagCTGTTATTAATGAACTGAAAAATAAGACAAAGatggtaaaagaaaaaaaattgttacaccAAGATGAAGTATACAATGGTGCATTGGAGGATATTCTCTTGGGTTTAAAAAATGAACCTTATAGAAGAGCAGATGCTGTTCGAAGGAGCCAAAGACGTCGCATAGACAGCAATCGATTGTCCAGGACTTTGGAGGAACTTGAATTTTAA
- the LOC132921454 gene encoding spermatogenesis-associated protein 17 — MVFIENITRIERGIDNILQLKQRNGIRVIEGNKTAAITIQRHFRGYYTRLYFSKLNVAAKVIQKHWKGYITRRYFNNLLIKIFVCKSIDYYNKAATIIQKYYKGYYIRKYYLDVKKNTKWIKEIQKQNDAWSNVMNDYNQNICNHLEIIHKEKIKCLIIKMVYKHHPMLRTILRKGVFSGKTNSDSEFEKLVRNIYAQINKKSLKM; from the exons atggtttttattgaaaacataacTCGTATTGAAAgaggtatagataatatattacaattaaaacaaagAAATGGGATTCGAGTTATTGAGGGAAATAAAACAGCTGCAATAACTATTCAACGACATTTTAGAGGCTATTATACAAGACTGTATTTTTCAAAGTTAAATGTTGCAGCTAAAGTCATTCAAAAACATTGGAAGGGATACATTACTAGAAG gtatttcaataatctattaataaaaatatttgtatgtaagtCCATTGATTACTATAATAAAGCAGctacaattattcaaaaatattataaaggctattatatcagaaaatattatttagatgtaaaaaaaaatactaagtgGATTAaggaaattcaaaaacaaaacgaTGCATGGTCTAATGTAATGAatgattataatcaaaatatttgcaATCATTTGGAAATTATACACAAAGAaaagataaaatgtttaataattaaaatggtatATAAACATCATCCAATGTTAAGGACCATATTAAGAAAAGGAGTCTTCAGTGGAAAAACAAACAGTGATTCAGAATTTGAAAAACTTGTTCGTAATATTTatgcacaaataaataaaaaaagtcttaagatgtaa